GAAAATCCGCCAAGCATTGATGAGATCATAAACGCTTTAAAAGAAGCATTAAAAACTCATCAAAACATCGATGTCATCACACTTACAGCAAATGGCGAACCAACTCTTTACCCGTACTTAAAAGAGCTGATAGCAAAAGTAAATGAGCTAAAAGGTAGTGCAAAAACACTCATTCTAAGCAATGGCTCAGGTGTAAGAGATCAAAAAATTTGTGAAGCCTTGCAAGGGCTTGATATAGTGAAATTTAGCCTTGATAGCGCGGTGCAAAGCACTTTTAAAAAGATAGACCGCAATAAAAGTGGTATAGAAGTAAATGAACTTATAAAAGCAATGGCTAAATTTTGCAAGGAATTTAAAGGCGAACTTGTGCTTGAAATTTTGGTCGTGGCTGGATTTAACGACGAAGAAGAGGAATTTATAGCGCTCAATGCTGCGATAAATGAGATAGCTCCGCACCGAGTGGATATTTGCACGATAGATCGCCCACCAGCTTACAATGTAAAGGGTGTAGACGCCAAAAAACTAGAGGAGCTAGCCAAGCAGATAAGTGGCGTACCGGTTAATATAGCTAAAGCTCACAAAATAGAGCAAAAGTATAACTTTAGTGAGGATGAAATTCTAGAAATGCTAAGACGTCGTCCGCAAACTATCGCAAATGTTGAAGAAAATTTTTCTGACTCTTCAAAGCAAACTCTAGCAAAATTCTTGCAAGATGATATGGTTTATCTAGCCGATGTTGCTGGAGTAAAATTTTATAAA
This genomic interval from Campylobacter concisus contains the following:
- a CDS encoding radical SAM protein, coding for MSLGIDLSPNQKSCNFDCVYCELSGSKTVETIENPPSIDEIINALKEALKTHQNIDVITLTANGEPTLYPYLKELIAKVNELKGSAKTLILSNGSGVRDQKICEALQGLDIVKFSLDSAVQSTFKKIDRNKSGIEVNELIKAMAKFCKEFKGELVLEILVVAGFNDEEEEFIALNAAINEIAPHRVDICTIDRPPAYNVKGVDAKKLEELAKQISGVPVNIAKAHKIEQKYNFSEDEILEMLRRRPQTIANVEENFSDSSKQTLAKFLQDDMVYLADVAGVKFYKLRA